One window from the genome of Daphnia pulex isolate KAP4 chromosome 9, ASM2113471v1 encodes:
- the LOC124203077 gene encoding ribonuclease Z, mitochondrial-like, which translates to MNLRFALLNVVVVTVRSFHSNQKVFGDIKNKNRVLNLLANMPKDTSHVARLQSERQAKKITKTKYPPGTVTLQVLGSGVRGAPRSLYMFTDQSCYLFNSGEGSQRLAHEHKFKLSKVENIFFTRTSWQNVGGLPGISLTIQDVGVPNITLHGPPGLGELFTAASRFIILKNLQVNHVDATSPASSYEDAAMKLNYVTIMPNDDAKLPRSASSSPIEEEDVTNYYCREKGNPEDVPAAKRTRVEDESDENPKSKAVLAYVCRLQAKQGTLIAKKCFDLGVPPGPLYGQLKAGQDITLPNGKTVLASDVCSPDDPGPVFVVVECPDETYLDNFVSEPQLCQLQRRNGASELDSPQIIVHFTPVELTKHPKYQEWMDGFSVTTCHLMLGTPKDGEERRGFGSVAVHRIQHQLHLLDSEIFPHLPFDMRVEGETEEAEAAELECQTLTKFNLRPPLKLNTSLVPVLNPKEYVNESLAQEGFPASLEALKSSLADAVPISSRVYPKITFLGTGSCIPNKTRNTSGILVELEKDRFILMDCGEGTYGQIVRFFGHEKAAHVLSNLVGVYISHLHADHHIGLIGLLQGRQHAIERTRSDAGPVWLIAPHQINFWLKTYHHSFERIRQYYKLFSCVNLFEKEKPDPALLTGLNLKSIVTTYVRHCPSAFGVSLTTADGFKLTYSGDTMPCLGLIDIGRDSDLLIHEATMEDGMEEEAKMKTHSTISQAIEVGRSMGAKFTLLTHFSQRYSKIPIFNEKAFSSNTIGVAFDNMTISPNRFHHLPYFIPALKLMFADHCEEMDNKTNKRKLRQEREENEIQRQLKQSIKS; encoded by the exons ATGAATTTGCGATTTGCATTGTTAAATGTTGTAGTTGTTACTGTACGTAGTTTTCATTCTAATCAAAAGGTATTCGGcgatataaaaaataaaaatcgtgtGTTAAATTTACTCGCCAACATGCCGAAAGATACGAGTCATGTCGCACGTCTTCAATCAGAAAGACAGGCAAAGAAGATTACTAAAACAAAATACCCACCAGGAACCGTAACATTACAAGTTCTGGGTTCTGGTGTCCGTGGTGCACCACGGTCCCTCTATATGTTCACCGATCAATCATg TTATCTCTTCAATTCCGGAGAAGGATCTCAACGCTTGGCCCATGAGCACAAGTTTAAGCTGTCCAAAGTTGAGAACATTTTCTTCACCCGTACATCTTGGCAAAATGTGGGTGGATTACCTGGAATTTCATTAACAATTCAAGATGTTGGTGTTCCCAATATCACACTCCATGGACCACCTGGATTG ggtgaattatttACTGCTGCCTCCAGATTCATCATATTAAAGAATTTACAAGTCAATCATGTGGATGCTACTTCACCTGCATCATCTTATGAAGATGCTGccatgaaattaaattatgtaACTATTATGCCCAATGATGATGCAAAATTACCACGTTCAGCTTCTAGTTCTCCTATCGAAGAGGAGGATGTGACCAATTATTATTGtcgagaaaaaggaaatcctG aGGACGTTCCAGCTGCTAAAAGGACTCGTGTTGAAGATGAAAGTGACGAGAACCCGAAATCCAAAGCCGTTCTAGCTTATGTATGCCGTTTACAAGCGAAGCAGGGTACGCTTATTGCGAAAAAGTGCTTCGATTTGGGGGTCCCACCCGGACCACTCTACGGCCAATTGAAAGCTGGGCAAGATATCACGCTTCCCAATGGCAAGACTGTTTTAGCTTCTGACGTCTGTTCACCGGATGATCCCGGTCCAGTATTCGTAGTCGTCGAATGCCCGGACGAAACCTACTTAGATAATTTTGTATCAGAACCACAGCTCTGCCAATTGCAAAGACGAAACGGAGCCAGCGAACTTGACTCTCCCCAAATCATAGTTCATTTCACTCCGGTTGAG tTGACGAAACATCCGAAATATCAAGAATGGATGGACGGTTTTTCGGTGACTACATGTCATTTGATGCTTGGAACGCCCAAAGATGGCGAAGAAAGGCGAGGATTTGGTAGTGTGGCCGTCCATCGCATTCAACATCAACTGCATCTCCTCGATTCAGAAATTTTTCCTCATTTACCTTTTGATATGCGAGTGGAAGGAGAAACCGAAGAAGCCGAGGCAGCAGAATTAGAGTGTCAAACTCtaactaaatttaatttgagaCCTCCGCTAAAACTCAACACGTCCCTTGTACCGGTTCTGAATCCTAAAGAGTACGTCAATGAGAGTCTTGCTCAGGAAGGTTTCCCGGCCAGCTTAGAAGCCTTGAAGTCTTCCCTGGCCGATGCGGTTCCCATTAGCAGCAGAGTCTACCCTAAAATAACTTTCCTCGGAACAGGATCGTGCATTCCAAACAAAACCAGAAACACTAGTGGCATTCTAGTCGAATTAGA GAAGGATCGGTTTATTCTGATGGATTGTGGAGAAGGAACATACGGGCAGATTGTCCGTTTCTTTGGACACGAAAAAGCCGCCCACGTTTTGTCCAATCTTGTCGGCGTCTACATTTCGCATCTTCATGCTGACCACCACATTGGATTGATTGGTTTACTTCAAGGCCGACAACACGCGATTGAGCGGACGAGATCCGACGCTGGCCCCGTCTGGCTGATTGCTCCACATCAGATCAATTTTTGGCTTAAAACCTATCACCATAGCTTCGAGCGGATCAGGCAATATTACAAACTGTTTTCCTGTGTCAACCTCTTCGAGAAGGAAAAACCTGATCCTGCGCTCCTCACCGGTCTCAACTTGAAATCGATTGTCACCACTTACGTTCGCCATTGCCCCAGCGCGTTTGGCGTCTCATTAACTACAGCCGACGGCTTCAAGTTGACTTATTCCGGCGACACCATGCCATGCTTGGGTTTGATTGATATCGGTCGAGACTCGGATCTGCTGATCCATGAGGCCACAATGGAGGACGGGATGGAAGAGGAAGCCAAAATGAAGACTCACAGCACCATATCTCAG GCGATCGAAGTTGGCCGTTCGATGGGAGCCAAATTCACGTTGCTGACACACTTCAGTCAACGCTACTCCAAAATTCCCATCTTCAACGAGAAAGCTTTCTCCTCCAACACGATAGGCGTGGCTTTCGACAACATGACAATTAGTCCAAATCGTTTCCACCATTTGCCTTATTTCATCCCCGCTCTCAAGTTGATGTTTGCCGATCACTGCGAAGAGATGGACAACAAGACAAACAAACGCAAGCTGCGCCAGGAGCGAGAAGAGAACGAAATCCAGCGACAACTCAAGCAATccattaaaagttaa
- the LOC124203087 gene encoding glucose dehydrogenase [FAD, quinone]-like isoform X1, whose amino-acid sequence MSLVFVNCHHVDLSSVNKSRSFMRAELTLNSGLRTEYDFIIIGAGSAGAVIANRLTEIEEWKVLLLEAGGDENLWGQVPAAAADIQLTERDWQYQTEEMRGQACLGLENQRCLWPRGKMMGGTSSINYMLYVRGNRRDYDQWAQLGNYGWSYDDVLPYFVKSEDNQNPYLAGTKYHGKGGYLTVSEAGYQSPLGGAFIQGGKEMGYENRDGNGEYQTGFMFAQGTIRKGHRCSSSKAFIRPIRKRKNLHISMHSHVTKILIDPKTKQAYGVQFQKRDRIYHIFARKEVILSAGDTASPHLLMLSGIGPAPHLQEKGIYPIHANLPVGKNLHDHVALGEVIFLIDQPYSLKEERVRNVQTILNYTAWGGTPLSMLGGVEGLAWLKTKYADANDDWPDVQFHFIGSCVTADRGRSVRYSHGVSDSVWEEYYLPIIDRDCWSVMPVTLRPRSRGYIRLNSADPFDKPIINPNYYSDPYDLAVTIEGIKLALQLSQTSAFKKMNSKFYDKPFPGCEGYPMGTDDYWACWVRSYSVTLAHTAGTCQMGPDNDPMAVVDPLLRVRGIRNLRVADTSIMPLVPSGNTNAAAIMIGEKASDLIKDTWYTK is encoded by the exons GGTTTGCGGACTGAATATGACTTCATTATCATCGGCGCTGGATCGGCCGGTGCTGTTATCGCTAATCGTCTTACCGAAATAGAAGAATGGAAAGTTTTGCTCCTCGAGGCCGGAGGTGACGAAAATCTTTGGGGTCAAGTGCCGGCCGCGGCGGCCGATATCCAACTCACCGAACGCGATTGGCAGTACCAGACGGAAGAAATGAGGGGTCAAGCTTGTCTCGGATTGGAGAACCAGAG ATGTCTCTGGCCGCGGGGTAAGATGATGGGCGGCACGTCGTCGATCAATTACATGTTGTACGTACGTGGAAACCGGCGCGATTACGATCAGTGGGCCCAACTTGGAAATTACGGTTGGTCTTACGACGACGTTTTGCCGTATTTTGTCAAGTCGGAAGACAATCAGAACCCGTACTTGGCCGGAACGAAATACCACGGCAAGGGTGGATACCTGACCGTGAGCGAGGCTGGTTACCAATCGCCATTAGGAGGGGCATTTATTCAGGGTGGCAAGGAAATGGGATACGAAAATCGTGACGGCAATGGCGAATATCAAACTG GTTTCATGTTCGCCCAGGGGACAATCCGCAAAGGCCATCGCTGCTCCAGTTCCAAGGCGTTCATCCGACCCATCCGCAAGCGGAAGAATCTCCACATTTCCATGCATTCGCACGTGACAAAGATCCTGATTGATCCCAAAACCAAACAGGCCTACGGGGTTCAGTTCCAAAAGCGAGACAGAATCTACCACATCTTTGCACGGAAGGAAGTGATCCTGTCAGCCGGCGACACGGCCAGCCCCCACCTTCTGATGTTGAGCGGGATCGGACCAGCTCCCCATCTGCAGGAAAAGGGAATCTACCCGATCCACGCCAATTTGCCGGTCGGCAAAAATCTGCACGACCATGTCGCCTTGGGTGAAGTCATCTTCCTGATCGATCAGCCCTATTCCTTGAAGGAAGAACGAGTTAGAAACGTGCAGACGATCCTCAACTACACGGCCTGGGGAGGAACACCCTTGTCCATGTTGGGAG GTGTTGAGGGACTCGCTTGGCTCAAGACCAAGTACGCGGATGCCAACGACGACTGGCCGGACGTCCAGTTTCATTTCATCGGGTCCTGCGTGACAGCCGATCGAGGCCGATCCGTTCGATACTCGCACGGCGTCTCGGATTCTGTTTGGGAGGAATACTACCTGCCGATTATTGACAGGGATTGCTGGAGCGTTATGCCCGTGACTCTGCGGCCCAGGTCGAGAGGTTACATCCGTCTCAACTCGGCCGACCCCTTCGACAAGCCCATCATCAATCCGAATTACTACAGCGATCCTTACGACTTGGCAGTGACGATTGAGGGCATCAAGCTGGCCTTGCAGCTCAGTCAAACGTCGgcttttaagaaaatgaacagCAAATTCTACGACAAGCCTTTCCCTGGCTGTGAAGGCTACCCTATGGGAACGGACGATTACTGGGCCTGTTGGGTTCGCAGTTACAg TGTTACATTGGCGCATACCGCGGGTACTTGTCAAATGGGTCCCGATAATGACCCGATGGCTGTTGTGGACCCTTTATTACGAGTGCGAGGAATCAGAAACTTGCGTGTGGCCGACACATCCATCATGCCACTCGTGCCCAGCGGCAACACGAACGCTGCCGCG ATTATGATCGGAGAAAAGGCGTCGGATCTTATAAAAGACACATGGTATACTAAGTGA
- the LOC124203087 gene encoding glucose dehydrogenase [FAD, quinone]-like isoform X2, whose product MLCKFVNCHHVDLSSVNKSRSFMRAELTLNSGLRTEYDFIIIGAGSAGAVIANRLTEIEEWKVLLLEAGGDENLWGQVPAAAADIQLTERDWQYQTEEMRGQACLGLENQRCLWPRGKMMGGTSSINYMLYVRGNRRDYDQWAQLGNYGWSYDDVLPYFVKSEDNQNPYLAGTKYHGKGGYLTVSEAGYQSPLGGAFIQGGKEMGYENRDGNGEYQTGFMFAQGTIRKGHRCSSSKAFIRPIRKRKNLHISMHSHVTKILIDPKTKQAYGVQFQKRDRIYHIFARKEVILSAGDTASPHLLMLSGIGPAPHLQEKGIYPIHANLPVGKNLHDHVALGEVIFLIDQPYSLKEERVRNVQTILNYTAWGGTPLSMLGGVEGLAWLKTKYADANDDWPDVQFHFIGSCVTADRGRSVRYSHGVSDSVWEEYYLPIIDRDCWSVMPVTLRPRSRGYIRLNSADPFDKPIINPNYYSDPYDLAVTIEGIKLALQLSQTSAFKKMNSKFYDKPFPGCEGYPMGTDDYWACWVRSYSVTLAHTAGTCQMGPDNDPMAVVDPLLRVRGIRNLRVADTSIMPLVPSGNTNAAAIMIGEKASDLIKDTWYTK is encoded by the exons GGTTTGCGGACTGAATATGACTTCATTATCATCGGCGCTGGATCGGCCGGTGCTGTTATCGCTAATCGTCTTACCGAAATAGAAGAATGGAAAGTTTTGCTCCTCGAGGCCGGAGGTGACGAAAATCTTTGGGGTCAAGTGCCGGCCGCGGCGGCCGATATCCAACTCACCGAACGCGATTGGCAGTACCAGACGGAAGAAATGAGGGGTCAAGCTTGTCTCGGATTGGAGAACCAGAG ATGTCTCTGGCCGCGGGGTAAGATGATGGGCGGCACGTCGTCGATCAATTACATGTTGTACGTACGTGGAAACCGGCGCGATTACGATCAGTGGGCCCAACTTGGAAATTACGGTTGGTCTTACGACGACGTTTTGCCGTATTTTGTCAAGTCGGAAGACAATCAGAACCCGTACTTGGCCGGAACGAAATACCACGGCAAGGGTGGATACCTGACCGTGAGCGAGGCTGGTTACCAATCGCCATTAGGAGGGGCATTTATTCAGGGTGGCAAGGAAATGGGATACGAAAATCGTGACGGCAATGGCGAATATCAAACTG GTTTCATGTTCGCCCAGGGGACAATCCGCAAAGGCCATCGCTGCTCCAGTTCCAAGGCGTTCATCCGACCCATCCGCAAGCGGAAGAATCTCCACATTTCCATGCATTCGCACGTGACAAAGATCCTGATTGATCCCAAAACCAAACAGGCCTACGGGGTTCAGTTCCAAAAGCGAGACAGAATCTACCACATCTTTGCACGGAAGGAAGTGATCCTGTCAGCCGGCGACACGGCCAGCCCCCACCTTCTGATGTTGAGCGGGATCGGACCAGCTCCCCATCTGCAGGAAAAGGGAATCTACCCGATCCACGCCAATTTGCCGGTCGGCAAAAATCTGCACGACCATGTCGCCTTGGGTGAAGTCATCTTCCTGATCGATCAGCCCTATTCCTTGAAGGAAGAACGAGTTAGAAACGTGCAGACGATCCTCAACTACACGGCCTGGGGAGGAACACCCTTGTCCATGTTGGGAG GTGTTGAGGGACTCGCTTGGCTCAAGACCAAGTACGCGGATGCCAACGACGACTGGCCGGACGTCCAGTTTCATTTCATCGGGTCCTGCGTGACAGCCGATCGAGGCCGATCCGTTCGATACTCGCACGGCGTCTCGGATTCTGTTTGGGAGGAATACTACCTGCCGATTATTGACAGGGATTGCTGGAGCGTTATGCCCGTGACTCTGCGGCCCAGGTCGAGAGGTTACATCCGTCTCAACTCGGCCGACCCCTTCGACAAGCCCATCATCAATCCGAATTACTACAGCGATCCTTACGACTTGGCAGTGACGATTGAGGGCATCAAGCTGGCCTTGCAGCTCAGTCAAACGTCGgcttttaagaaaatgaacagCAAATTCTACGACAAGCCTTTCCCTGGCTGTGAAGGCTACCCTATGGGAACGGACGATTACTGGGCCTGTTGGGTTCGCAGTTACAg TGTTACATTGGCGCATACCGCGGGTACTTGTCAAATGGGTCCCGATAATGACCCGATGGCTGTTGTGGACCCTTTATTACGAGTGCGAGGAATCAGAAACTTGCGTGTGGCCGACACATCCATCATGCCACTCGTGCCCAGCGGCAACACGAACGCTGCCGCG ATTATGATCGGAGAAAAGGCGTCGGATCTTATAAAAGACACATGGTATACTAAGTGA
- the LOC124203087 gene encoding glucose dehydrogenase [FAD, quinone]-like isoform X4, which translates to MRAELTLNSGLRTEYDFIIIGAGSAGAVIANRLTEIEEWKVLLLEAGGDENLWGQVPAAAADIQLTERDWQYQTEEMRGQACLGLENQRCLWPRGKMMGGTSSINYMLYVRGNRRDYDQWAQLGNYGWSYDDVLPYFVKSEDNQNPYLAGTKYHGKGGYLTVSEAGYQSPLGGAFIQGGKEMGYENRDGNGEYQTGFMFAQGTIRKGHRCSSSKAFIRPIRKRKNLHISMHSHVTKILIDPKTKQAYGVQFQKRDRIYHIFARKEVILSAGDTASPHLLMLSGIGPAPHLQEKGIYPIHANLPVGKNLHDHVALGEVIFLIDQPYSLKEERVRNVQTILNYTAWGGTPLSMLGGVEGLAWLKTKYADANDDWPDVQFHFIGSCVTADRGRSVRYSHGVSDSVWEEYYLPIIDRDCWSVMPVTLRPRSRGYIRLNSADPFDKPIINPNYYSDPYDLAVTIEGIKLALQLSQTSAFKKMNSKFYDKPFPGCEGYPMGTDDYWACWVRSYSVTLAHTAGTCQMGPDNDPMAVVDPLLRVRGIRNLRVADTSIMPLVPSGNTNAAAIMIGEKASDLIKDTWYTK; encoded by the exons GGTTTGCGGACTGAATATGACTTCATTATCATCGGCGCTGGATCGGCCGGTGCTGTTATCGCTAATCGTCTTACCGAAATAGAAGAATGGAAAGTTTTGCTCCTCGAGGCCGGAGGTGACGAAAATCTTTGGGGTCAAGTGCCGGCCGCGGCGGCCGATATCCAACTCACCGAACGCGATTGGCAGTACCAGACGGAAGAAATGAGGGGTCAAGCTTGTCTCGGATTGGAGAACCAGAG ATGTCTCTGGCCGCGGGGTAAGATGATGGGCGGCACGTCGTCGATCAATTACATGTTGTACGTACGTGGAAACCGGCGCGATTACGATCAGTGGGCCCAACTTGGAAATTACGGTTGGTCTTACGACGACGTTTTGCCGTATTTTGTCAAGTCGGAAGACAATCAGAACCCGTACTTGGCCGGAACGAAATACCACGGCAAGGGTGGATACCTGACCGTGAGCGAGGCTGGTTACCAATCGCCATTAGGAGGGGCATTTATTCAGGGTGGCAAGGAAATGGGATACGAAAATCGTGACGGCAATGGCGAATATCAAACTG GTTTCATGTTCGCCCAGGGGACAATCCGCAAAGGCCATCGCTGCTCCAGTTCCAAGGCGTTCATCCGACCCATCCGCAAGCGGAAGAATCTCCACATTTCCATGCATTCGCACGTGACAAAGATCCTGATTGATCCCAAAACCAAACAGGCCTACGGGGTTCAGTTCCAAAAGCGAGACAGAATCTACCACATCTTTGCACGGAAGGAAGTGATCCTGTCAGCCGGCGACACGGCCAGCCCCCACCTTCTGATGTTGAGCGGGATCGGACCAGCTCCCCATCTGCAGGAAAAGGGAATCTACCCGATCCACGCCAATTTGCCGGTCGGCAAAAATCTGCACGACCATGTCGCCTTGGGTGAAGTCATCTTCCTGATCGATCAGCCCTATTCCTTGAAGGAAGAACGAGTTAGAAACGTGCAGACGATCCTCAACTACACGGCCTGGGGAGGAACACCCTTGTCCATGTTGGGAG GTGTTGAGGGACTCGCTTGGCTCAAGACCAAGTACGCGGATGCCAACGACGACTGGCCGGACGTCCAGTTTCATTTCATCGGGTCCTGCGTGACAGCCGATCGAGGCCGATCCGTTCGATACTCGCACGGCGTCTCGGATTCTGTTTGGGAGGAATACTACCTGCCGATTATTGACAGGGATTGCTGGAGCGTTATGCCCGTGACTCTGCGGCCCAGGTCGAGAGGTTACATCCGTCTCAACTCGGCCGACCCCTTCGACAAGCCCATCATCAATCCGAATTACTACAGCGATCCTTACGACTTGGCAGTGACGATTGAGGGCATCAAGCTGGCCTTGCAGCTCAGTCAAACGTCGgcttttaagaaaatgaacagCAAATTCTACGACAAGCCTTTCCCTGGCTGTGAAGGCTACCCTATGGGAACGGACGATTACTGGGCCTGTTGGGTTCGCAGTTACAg TGTTACATTGGCGCATACCGCGGGTACTTGTCAAATGGGTCCCGATAATGACCCGATGGCTGTTGTGGACCCTTTATTACGAGTGCGAGGAATCAGAAACTTGCGTGTGGCCGACACATCCATCATGCCACTCGTGCCCAGCGGCAACACGAACGCTGCCGCG ATTATGATCGGAGAAAAGGCGTCGGATCTTATAAAAGACACATGGTATACTAAGTGA
- the LOC124203087 gene encoding glucose dehydrogenase [FAD, quinone]-like isoform X3 — MLLELSMTLTTLLGKYFFLRDSSNNPEGVIRDSRGLRTEYDFIIIGAGSAGAVIANRLTEIEEWKVLLLEAGGDENLWGQVPAAAADIQLTERDWQYQTEEMRGQACLGLENQRCLWPRGKMMGGTSSINYMLYVRGNRRDYDQWAQLGNYGWSYDDVLPYFVKSEDNQNPYLAGTKYHGKGGYLTVSEAGYQSPLGGAFIQGGKEMGYENRDGNGEYQTGFMFAQGTIRKGHRCSSSKAFIRPIRKRKNLHISMHSHVTKILIDPKTKQAYGVQFQKRDRIYHIFARKEVILSAGDTASPHLLMLSGIGPAPHLQEKGIYPIHANLPVGKNLHDHVALGEVIFLIDQPYSLKEERVRNVQTILNYTAWGGTPLSMLGGVEGLAWLKTKYADANDDWPDVQFHFIGSCVTADRGRSVRYSHGVSDSVWEEYYLPIIDRDCWSVMPVTLRPRSRGYIRLNSADPFDKPIINPNYYSDPYDLAVTIEGIKLALQLSQTSAFKKMNSKFYDKPFPGCEGYPMGTDDYWACWVRSYSVTLAHTAGTCQMGPDNDPMAVVDPLLRVRGIRNLRVADTSIMPLVPSGNTNAAAIMIGEKASDLIKDTWYTK, encoded by the exons atgttgctGGAACTTAGTATGACTTTGACGACCTTGCTGGGCAAGTATTTCTTTCTGCGTGATAGTTCCAACAATCCGGAAGGGGTGATTCGTGACTCTCGG GGTTTGCGGACTGAATATGACTTCATTATCATCGGCGCTGGATCGGCCGGTGCTGTTATCGCTAATCGTCTTACCGAAATAGAAGAATGGAAAGTTTTGCTCCTCGAGGCCGGAGGTGACGAAAATCTTTGGGGTCAAGTGCCGGCCGCGGCGGCCGATATCCAACTCACCGAACGCGATTGGCAGTACCAGACGGAAGAAATGAGGGGTCAAGCTTGTCTCGGATTGGAGAACCAGAG ATGTCTCTGGCCGCGGGGTAAGATGATGGGCGGCACGTCGTCGATCAATTACATGTTGTACGTACGTGGAAACCGGCGCGATTACGATCAGTGGGCCCAACTTGGAAATTACGGTTGGTCTTACGACGACGTTTTGCCGTATTTTGTCAAGTCGGAAGACAATCAGAACCCGTACTTGGCCGGAACGAAATACCACGGCAAGGGTGGATACCTGACCGTGAGCGAGGCTGGTTACCAATCGCCATTAGGAGGGGCATTTATTCAGGGTGGCAAGGAAATGGGATACGAAAATCGTGACGGCAATGGCGAATATCAAACTG GTTTCATGTTCGCCCAGGGGACAATCCGCAAAGGCCATCGCTGCTCCAGTTCCAAGGCGTTCATCCGACCCATCCGCAAGCGGAAGAATCTCCACATTTCCATGCATTCGCACGTGACAAAGATCCTGATTGATCCCAAAACCAAACAGGCCTACGGGGTTCAGTTCCAAAAGCGAGACAGAATCTACCACATCTTTGCACGGAAGGAAGTGATCCTGTCAGCCGGCGACACGGCCAGCCCCCACCTTCTGATGTTGAGCGGGATCGGACCAGCTCCCCATCTGCAGGAAAAGGGAATCTACCCGATCCACGCCAATTTGCCGGTCGGCAAAAATCTGCACGACCATGTCGCCTTGGGTGAAGTCATCTTCCTGATCGATCAGCCCTATTCCTTGAAGGAAGAACGAGTTAGAAACGTGCAGACGATCCTCAACTACACGGCCTGGGGAGGAACACCCTTGTCCATGTTGGGAG GTGTTGAGGGACTCGCTTGGCTCAAGACCAAGTACGCGGATGCCAACGACGACTGGCCGGACGTCCAGTTTCATTTCATCGGGTCCTGCGTGACAGCCGATCGAGGCCGATCCGTTCGATACTCGCACGGCGTCTCGGATTCTGTTTGGGAGGAATACTACCTGCCGATTATTGACAGGGATTGCTGGAGCGTTATGCCCGTGACTCTGCGGCCCAGGTCGAGAGGTTACATCCGTCTCAACTCGGCCGACCCCTTCGACAAGCCCATCATCAATCCGAATTACTACAGCGATCCTTACGACTTGGCAGTGACGATTGAGGGCATCAAGCTGGCCTTGCAGCTCAGTCAAACGTCGgcttttaagaaaatgaacagCAAATTCTACGACAAGCCTTTCCCTGGCTGTGAAGGCTACCCTATGGGAACGGACGATTACTGGGCCTGTTGGGTTCGCAGTTACAg TGTTACATTGGCGCATACCGCGGGTACTTGTCAAATGGGTCCCGATAATGACCCGATGGCTGTTGTGGACCCTTTATTACGAGTGCGAGGAATCAGAAACTTGCGTGTGGCCGACACATCCATCATGCCACTCGTGCCCAGCGGCAACACGAACGCTGCCGCG ATTATGATCGGAGAAAAGGCGTCGGATCTTATAAAAGACACATGGTATACTAAGTGA